Proteins encoded in a region of the Roseateles sp. SL47 genome:
- the xdhB gene encoding xanthine dehydrogenase molybdopterin binding subunit produces MNKPVDLPVTTAVPQPQVGVSRAHESAHLHVSGEALYTDDIAEARGTLHAALGLSPVAHGRLLSVDVALLRRQPGVVDVLTAANLPGENNCGPLIHDDPLLASTELRYLGQPVFAVIATDRELARRAAAMARQVIQTETLPPVLTARDAHAHALGQYVVPPMHLKRGDAATALAQAPHRLEGEWSVGGQEQFYLEGQISYALPQENQGLLIHCSTQHPSEMQQLVSHALGWAAHQVVVQCRRMGGGFGGKESQSALFACIAAVAAVRLRAPVKLRVDRDDDFLVTGRRHGFDYRWTVGFDDDGHLLGADIDLISNCGHSADLSAPVMTRALCHFDNAYWLPHVALHGYCARTNTQSNTAFRGFGGPQGALAVEMILDGVARRLGLDPLLVRQRNFYREGRDVTPYGQIVEDNQLQALTDRLVATSHYHARRAEINTFNASSPVLKRGLAFTPLKFGISFNVVHLNQAGALVHVYTDGSVLVNHGGTEMGQGLNTKVAQVVAQELGIPAERVRATATDTSKVANTSATAASTGADLNGKAAQDAARKIRQRLLPLAARLLACDAEAVVFNAGRVRGEGRELPFSELVAKAYLERIQLWSEGFYATPGLHWDRSTLQGKPFFYFAYGAAVTEVVVDTLTGESRVLRADVLHDVGQSLNPALDIGQVEGAFVQGQGWLTTEELVWHPQSGLLLTHAPSTYKIPTANDMPLDFRVALFDAPNRADSIHSSKAVGEPPLLLPFSVLLAIKDAVAACGPAHCDPPLRAPATAEAVLKAIEAVGARP; encoded by the coding sequence ATGAACAAACCCGTGGACCTTCCCGTGACCACCGCCGTGCCGCAGCCTCAAGTCGGTGTGAGCCGTGCGCATGAATCCGCGCATCTGCATGTGAGCGGCGAGGCGCTCTACACCGACGACATTGCCGAAGCCCGCGGCACCCTGCATGCCGCCCTGGGCCTCTCCCCGGTTGCCCATGGCCGTCTGCTGTCGGTGGATGTGGCGCTGCTGCGCCGCCAGCCGGGGGTGGTGGACGTCCTCACCGCTGCCAACCTCCCCGGCGAGAACAACTGCGGCCCGTTGATCCATGACGACCCGCTGCTGGCCAGCACCGAGTTGCGCTATCTCGGCCAGCCGGTGTTTGCGGTGATCGCCACCGACCGCGAGTTGGCGCGCCGCGCCGCCGCGATGGCCCGGCAGGTGATCCAGACCGAAACGCTGCCGCCGGTGCTCACCGCGCGCGATGCCCATGCCCATGCCCTGGGGCAGTATGTCGTGCCACCGATGCACCTGAAGCGCGGCGATGCGGCCACGGCGCTGGCCCAGGCACCGCATCGGCTGGAGGGCGAATGGTCGGTGGGTGGGCAGGAGCAGTTTTATCTGGAAGGCCAGATCAGCTATGCCCTGCCGCAGGAGAACCAGGGGCTGCTGATCCACTGCTCTACCCAGCATCCCTCGGAAATGCAGCAGCTGGTGAGCCATGCGCTGGGCTGGGCGGCTCATCAGGTGGTGGTGCAATGCCGCCGCATGGGTGGCGGCTTTGGTGGCAAGGAATCGCAATCCGCGCTGTTTGCCTGCATTGCGGCGGTGGCCGCCGTGCGCCTGCGTGCCCCGGTCAAGCTGCGGGTGGACCGGGACGACGACTTCCTCGTCACCGGCCGCCGTCATGGCTTCGATTACCGCTGGACGGTCGGTTTTGATGATGACGGCCACCTGCTCGGCGCCGACATCGACCTGATCTCCAACTGCGGCCATAGCGCCGATCTCTCCGCTCCGGTGATGACCCGGGCGCTCTGCCATTTCGACAACGCCTACTGGCTGCCGCATGTGGCGCTGCATGGCTACTGCGCGCGCACCAACACCCAGAGCAATACTGCCTTCCGCGGCTTTGGCGGTCCGCAGGGCGCGCTGGCGGTGGAGATGATTCTGGATGGGGTTGCGCGACGGCTGGGCCTGGACCCGCTGCTGGTGCGGCAACGCAATTTCTATCGCGAGGGACGGGATGTCACGCCCTACGGGCAGATCGTCGAAGACAACCAACTGCAAGCGCTGACCGACCGCCTGGTCGCCACGTCGCACTATCACGCCCGTCGGGCGGAGATCAACACCTTCAACGCCAGCAGCCCGGTGCTCAAGCGCGGCCTGGCGTTCACGCCCCTGAAATTCGGCATCTCGTTCAATGTGGTCCACCTCAACCAGGCGGGCGCGCTGGTCCATGTCTACACCGATGGCTCGGTGCTGGTGAACCACGGCGGCACCGAGATGGGCCAGGGTCTCAACACCAAGGTGGCCCAGGTGGTGGCGCAGGAGTTGGGCATTCCGGCCGAGCGGGTGCGCGCCACGGCCACCGACACCAGCAAGGTGGCCAACACCTCGGCCACGGCGGCCTCGACCGGCGCCGACCTCAACGGCAAGGCCGCCCAGGACGCCGCCCGCAAGATCCGCCAGCGCCTGCTGCCCTTGGCGGCTCGTCTGCTGGCCTGCGATGCGGAGGCGGTGGTGTTCAACGCTGGCCGGGTGCGCGGCGAGGGTCGGGAGCTCCCCTTCTCCGAGCTGGTGGCCAAGGCGTACCTGGAGCGCATCCAGCTCTGGAGCGAAGGCTTTTATGCCACGCCCGGCCTGCACTGGGACCGCAGCACGCTGCAGGGCAAGCCGTTTTTCTATTTTGCGTACGGGGCCGCCGTCACCGAGGTGGTGGTGGACACGCTCACCGGAGAGTCCCGGGTGCTGCGGGCGGATGTGCTGCATGACGTCGGCCAGTCCTTGAATCCGGCGCTGGACATCGGACAAGTGGAGGGCGCCTTTGTGCAGGGCCAGGGCTGGCTGACCACCGAGGAGCTGGTGTGGCATCCGCAGTCCGGGCTGCTGCTCACCCATGCGCCCAGCACCTACAAGATCCCCACCGCCAACGACATGCCGCTGGATTTCCGGGTCGCCCTGTTTGATGCGCCCAATCGCGCGGACAGCATCCATAGCTCCAAAGCGGTGGGAGAGCCGCCGCTGCTGTTGCCGTTCTCAGTGCTGCTGGCGATCAAGGACGCGGTGGCAGCCTGCGGGCCCGCCCACTGCGACCCGCCGCTGCGGGCGCCCGCGACGGCGGAAGCCGTGCTGAAGGCAATCGAGGCGGTGGGCGCAAGGCCGTGA